A window of Aquibium oceanicum genomic DNA:
TGTGGACGAGGCCGTAGTGGACTCGATCGATATGGCTGTGATCCGCCGCGCCATCCGGACGGAACGAAAAGTGGAGATTGCCTACGGCAAGACGGGCGATGCCCATCTCCGTCGCACGATCTGGCCTATCGCCATCGGCTTCTTTGAGCGTGTGCGGGTCGTCGTCGCCTGGTGCGAATTGCGGGAGGCGATCCGGCACTTCCGGGGCGACCGTATCGTCGAGGTTTGCGAAACTGGGATGCGATACCCCCGCCGCAAGCACGACCTGTTGCAGGAGTGGCGGAAACGCGAAGAGCAGAATCCGTCCCACTGAGCGCTACTGCCGAAATCTGGCAGCGCCATGCGCTATCGCTCCTCCGCAACCAACGGAGACTTCCCTCATGTCGACCATTCCTCTCCTCTCCTCTCTCGCCGCGTCGCTCGCCATTGCCGCCGCGCCTGCACTTGCCACCGAACACAAAGAGTCGCGACGCATTCTGTCCGTCATCGAGGCGATGACGACCGCCTTCGCCGCCGGCGACGTCGAAGCTGTGCTCGAGACATATGAGAATGGCGCTGTCGTTGTCGGTGAGCCGGGCAGTCCGTCTTCTGGCGAAACGGCACTACGCGCCCTGTTCGAGGGTTTCCTCGCCGTGGAGCCGAAATTCACCTATCATGGCCATGAAGTCGTCGAGGCCGGCGACATAGCCCTGCATCTCATGCCTTGGGCGATGACAGGAAAAGCTCCTGACGGCACACCGATCGAGGATAGCGGGCTTTCGATCGCCGTCCTACGAAGGCAGGTGAATGGAGGATGGCTGATGGTAATCGACCATCCGTATGGAGACATGCAAATGAAGAGGTAGTCTGCCGAAACGCCATCCTGCTCCGGCGCGGAATCTGGTCGTACCGGCAACCTTCTCGGAACTGTAGGATAACACTTCAAGACAGCGCAACG
This region includes:
- a CDS encoding YybH family protein; translation: MSTIPLLSSLAASLAIAAAPALATEHKESRRILSVIEAMTTAFAAGDVEAVLETYENGAVVVGEPGSPSSGETALRALFEGFLAVEPKFTYHGHEVVEAGDIALHLMPWAMTGKAPDGTPIEDSGLSIAVLRRQVNGGWLMVIDHPYGDMQMKR